A portion of the Corynebacterium ammoniagenes DSM 20306 genome contains these proteins:
- the mutM gene encoding bifunctional DNA-formamidopyrimidine glycosylase/DNA-(apurinic or apyrimidinic site) lyase — translation MPELPEVEVVRRGLEPHIVDHAFKSVEILHPRANRGQDEPLGALLHNRVVSAVARRGKYLWCELDGHTEREDDVLFMHLGMSGQLRIGHTDSKHVRIRAHLTDGVDLSFIDQRTFGYWLVAPKAKIDHIGHDPLSPDFDIVAAARKLRTKKTHVKTALLDQTIASGIGNIYADEALWRAHVSPLRKANRLLQREAVAIYEAAKEVMLEALAQGGTSFDALYVNVNGESGYFARSLHVYGRTDEPCDTCGGPISRVVLNARSSHFCPLCQR, via the coding sequence ATGCCTGAGTTACCAGAAGTAGAAGTTGTTCGACGCGGTCTTGAGCCCCACATCGTGGATCATGCGTTCAAATCAGTAGAGATCTTGCACCCGCGAGCTAATAGGGGACAGGACGAGCCGCTGGGCGCGCTTTTGCATAACCGTGTCGTCAGCGCGGTTGCGCGACGCGGTAAATATCTGTGGTGTGAATTAGATGGACACACCGAGCGTGAAGATGATGTTTTATTCATGCATCTTGGCATGTCCGGTCAGCTTCGAATCGGGCACACTGATTCCAAGCATGTGCGCATACGCGCGCATCTCACCGATGGCGTGGATTTAAGCTTCATCGACCAGCGAACCTTTGGCTACTGGTTAGTGGCACCCAAAGCCAAAATTGATCACATTGGGCACGACCCGTTAAGTCCTGATTTCGATATCGTCGCGGCCGCGCGGAAACTGCGAACGAAGAAGACACATGTGAAAACTGCGCTGCTCGATCAGACCATTGCCTCAGGGATCGGCAATATTTATGCCGATGAAGCACTGTGGCGCGCGCACGTTTCACCATTGCGCAAAGCCAACCGGTTACTGCAGCGCGAGGCTGTCGCTATTTATGAAGCGGCGAAAGAGGTCATGCTCGAAGCGCTCGCGCAGGGCGGAACCAGCTTCGACGCGCTCTATGTCAACGTCAATGGTGAATCTGGATACTTTGCGCGCTCGCTACATGTGTATGGCCGCACCGATGAGCCATGCGATACCTGCGGGGGTCCAATCTCCCGGGTGGTGCTCAATGCACGCTCCTCACATTTTTGCCCGCTGTGCCAGCGCTAG
- a CDS encoding acylphosphatase translates to MERMTAFVRGNVQGVGFRWWTRSRALELGLAGHATNKSDGRVQVVAEGPREDCEKLLELLKEQPSSTNRPGHVELVVEQWSEPKGESGFIER, encoded by the coding sequence ATGGAACGCATGACTGCCTTCGTCCGTGGAAATGTCCAAGGCGTTGGATTTCGGTGGTGGACTCGTTCGCGCGCATTGGAATTGGGTTTGGCAGGCCATGCCACAAATAAATCTGATGGCCGCGTCCAAGTTGTGGCTGAAGGCCCACGGGAAGACTGCGAAAAGCTGCTGGAGCTACTCAAGGAACAACCTTCCAGCACGAACCGTCCAGGACATGTGGAATTGGTGGTAGAGCAGTGGTCCGAGCCGAAGGGTGAGTCCGGCTTTATTGAACGCTAG
- the rnc gene encoding ribonuclease III: MSRKKKISGEQALEEAYAAIDTAPLLASLNVELEDKYLRLALTHRSFANEHGHLPNNERLEFLGDAVLGLSIAARLYEKYPTRPESDISKMRASIVSRFGLADVAREIGLGAFILLGKGEANSNGRDKDSILADTTEALFGAIYLQHGFETARRVILELFAQKVDAAVSTRNHMDWKTTLQELCAERKLPTPDYSATSTGPEHDQLFTAQVHVDGQLLGEGVGPNKKQAEQQAAEKAALIIRVN, encoded by the coding sequence GTGAGCCGAAAGAAGAAAATTAGCGGCGAACAGGCATTAGAAGAAGCCTACGCCGCAATTGATACTGCTCCGCTGCTTGCCAGCTTGAACGTTGAGCTCGAAGATAAGTATCTGCGCTTGGCATTGACACACAGGTCTTTTGCCAATGAGCACGGTCATCTTCCCAACAACGAGCGCCTGGAATTTCTAGGCGATGCGGTCTTAGGTCTATCCATTGCCGCACGGCTGTATGAAAAGTATCCAACCCGCCCGGAGTCGGATATTTCCAAGATGCGTGCTTCGATTGTGTCCCGCTTTGGGCTTGCCGATGTCGCGCGCGAGATTGGTTTGGGCGCATTTATTCTTTTGGGTAAAGGCGAAGCCAATTCCAATGGCCGCGATAAAGACTCCATCCTGGCGGATACTACGGAAGCGCTATTTGGCGCGATCTATTTGCAGCACGGTTTTGAAACCGCGCGTCGGGTTATTTTGGAGCTTTTTGCCCAGAAGGTAGATGCGGCTGTCTCCACCCGTAACCACATGGACTGGAAGACCACCCTGCAAGAGCTGTGTGCGGAAAGAAAGCTGCCAACACCAGACTATTCGGCAACCTCTACGGGGCCAGAGCATGACCAGCTTTTTACGGCGCAAGTTCATGTTGATGGTCAGCTGCTGGGTGAGGGAGTAGGGCCCAATAAAAAGCAGGCGGAGCAGCAAGCAGCTGAAAAGGCTGCACTTATTATTCGTGTGAACTAG
- a CDS encoding YceD family protein encodes MNSPLKFNVAQLLRANSFEQREQTGPAPERIGLEMIAVPKGSEITVNADITPLGEGLMVDARITGTLEGECARCLKPLERPLDLKVNQVFAISDDFISGDPADEDDDVPAVVGDEIDLLQTVIDEAGMVLPFAPTCEGGCDISTPEGVEVGVSGEEEERVDPRWSGLEKFL; translated from the coding sequence ATGAACTCTCCACTGAAATTCAATGTGGCACAGCTTCTCCGTGCCAACTCGTTTGAACAACGCGAACAGACCGGACCTGCACCTGAGCGCATCGGCTTAGAAATGATTGCGGTGCCTAAGGGAAGCGAAATTACCGTCAATGCTGATATCACTCCGTTGGGTGAGGGATTGATGGTTGATGCCCGGATTACCGGCACCTTGGAAGGCGAGTGTGCTCGCTGCCTGAAGCCACTGGAACGTCCTTTGGATCTTAAGGTCAACCAGGTCTTTGCTATCAGTGATGATTTCATCAGTGGCGATCCCGCGGATGAAGATGATGATGTCCCAGCCGTTGTTGGCGACGAAATCGATCTCCTACAGACCGTCATTGATGAAGCCGGCATGGTCTTGCCCTTTGCCCCCACGTGTGAAGGCGGCTGCGATATCTCGACTCCAGAAGGCGTTGAGGTAGGAGTGTCCGGTGAAGAAGAAGAGCGCGTGGATCCTCGCTGGTCAGGACTGGAGAAGTTCTTGTGA
- a CDS encoding alanine/glycine:cation symporter family protein, which yields MTFLENIVGTFNDGLWTYIVPWLLVGAGIFFGFRTALVQLRMIPSMFKSVVERPKGAGDDADEDYGGISAFQAFTISAASRVGTGNVAGVAVAISVGGPGAVFWMWLIAILGGATSFIESTLAQLWKVRDGDTYRGGPAYYMKKGLGWTPLAVIFSVAIAFTFGFVYNAFQTNAISESFATSFGNDSFTFRAIVGLIITVVSGFVIFGGVKRIASMTQVIVPFMAIAYLIIGLYVVITNIDAVPTVIYDIVSHALGFQQIAGAGLGAAMMQGIQRGLFSNEAGEGSAPNAAATATVSHPVKQGLVQTLGVYFDTLVVCSITAFIILLGTDMEYGGEAEGVSLTQMALSNEVGDWGAHLITFILFFLAFSSILGNYYLAEANVEYLTQSPTWIFLFRAVVLFFIWFGAVGTLPLVFSLADTGAGTMVILNILAIVPLSGVAIKLLKNFNEQRRRGLDPVFHRDMLPELKNVEVWDGSDPVTRRSLDDLKAKE from the coding sequence ATGACCTTCCTTGAGAATATTGTGGGCACATTTAATGATGGCCTGTGGACATATATTGTTCCGTGGCTGCTGGTTGGTGCGGGCATCTTTTTTGGTTTCCGCACCGCGCTCGTACAGTTGCGCATGATCCCGTCGATGTTCAAGTCCGTTGTGGAACGCCCCAAGGGAGCCGGAGATGACGCCGACGAAGACTACGGCGGAATTTCTGCGTTCCAGGCATTTACTATCTCCGCGGCTTCCCGCGTGGGCACCGGCAACGTCGCCGGTGTGGCTGTGGCCATCTCTGTTGGTGGCCCAGGCGCGGTCTTTTGGATGTGGCTTATCGCTATCTTGGGTGGCGCAACCTCATTTATTGAGTCCACATTGGCGCAGCTGTGGAAGGTGCGCGATGGCGATACCTACCGCGGTGGTCCGGCGTACTACATGAAAAAGGGCCTGGGTTGGACTCCCTTGGCAGTTATTTTCTCCGTAGCCATTGCCTTTACTTTCGGCTTTGTCTACAACGCCTTTCAGACCAATGCCATTTCGGAATCGTTCGCAACCTCATTTGGAAATGACAGCTTCACCTTCCGTGCGATCGTTGGCCTGATCATCACAGTTGTATCCGGCTTTGTCATCTTCGGTGGCGTCAAGCGCATTGCAAGCATGACCCAGGTGATTGTTCCATTCATGGCGATCGCTTACCTGATCATCGGTCTGTACGTGGTCATCACCAATATCGATGCTGTACCAACTGTCATCTACGACATCGTCTCTCATGCTCTTGGCTTCCAGCAGATCGCTGGTGCAGGCCTAGGTGCTGCCATGATGCAGGGCATCCAGCGTGGCCTATTCTCCAACGAAGCTGGTGAAGGTTCTGCTCCTAACGCAGCAGCAACCGCAACGGTATCCCACCCCGTCAAGCAGGGACTGGTGCAGACCCTGGGCGTTTACTTTGACACGCTCGTGGTTTGTTCCATTACCGCCTTCATTATTTTGCTGGGCACCGACATGGAATACGGCGGCGAAGCCGAAGGCGTTTCCTTGACCCAGATGGCGCTGTCCAATGAGGTTGGCGACTGGGGTGCACACTTGATCACCTTCATCCTCTTCTTCCTCGCCTTTTCTTCCATTTTGGGTAACTACTACTTGGCAGAAGCCAACGTGGAATACCTCACGCAGTCACCAACCTGGATCTTCCTCTTCCGCGCAGTGGTGCTTTTCTTCATCTGGTTCGGCGCGGTCGGCACGTTGCCACTGGTCTTCTCGTTGGCCGATACCGGCGCAGGTACCATGGTCATCCTCAACATCTTGGCCATTGTTCCGCTGTCTGGCGTTGCGATTAAGCTGTTGAAGAACTTCAATGAACAACGACGGCGCGGCCTCGACCCAGTCTTTCACCGGGATATGTTGCCGGAGCTGAAAAATGTTGAAGTATGGGACGGTTCAGATCCGGTAACCCGTCGTAGTTTGGATGATCTTAAAGCAAAGGAATAA
- a CDS encoding NUDIX domain-containing protein, with product MKHRIVLAVIVRDDRVLLGHRAPTRAWYANCWDVIGGHIELGESSERALVRECHEELGITVQRYQPVPVTLSDAEIEPSAFPVTQWEGEIRNMAPEEHDALRWFGPEDLGQLHLADPVYVDWLQGLLKHFQG from the coding sequence ATGAAACACCGTATTGTCCTTGCTGTCATAGTTCGCGATGATCGCGTGCTCCTGGGACACCGTGCCCCAACGAGAGCTTGGTATGCGAATTGTTGGGATGTAATTGGCGGGCATATAGAGCTAGGAGAAAGTAGTGAACGGGCGCTCGTGCGCGAATGTCACGAGGAGTTGGGAATTACGGTCCAGCGCTACCAACCAGTGCCTGTAACACTGAGTGACGCCGAGATTGAACCTTCCGCATTTCCTGTCACGCAGTGGGAGGGGGAGATCCGCAACATGGCTCCGGAGGAGCACGATGCTTTGCGATGGTTCGGTCCTGAGGACCTCGGGCAGTTGCATCTCGCTGATCCGGTCTACGTCGACTGGCTCCAAGGCTTACTCAAACACTTTCAGGGGTAA
- a CDS encoding DivIVA domain-containing protein, which translates to MYRVFESMDQLVNHLEQAMGVPMTSNCMVPRNEMLALLDEMRNAIPVELDDAQDVLDNQDEIIRSAEERAAQIVGEAEAQADDTITRAETDSQAMIDDANHRATSAIGQAQDQAASIVESARAEAERTVAKGNESYERAVSEGHAEQERLVSESEVVRRANEEANRIVDTAHSESNRLRTECDEFVDTKLGEFEESLTGILRTINSDRAALRRGAGASGSRATRGGYSSYERE; encoded by the coding sequence ATGTACCGCGTATTTGAAAGCATGGATCAGCTGGTCAATCACCTCGAGCAGGCCATGGGTGTTCCCATGACCTCCAATTGCATGGTGCCACGAAACGAAATGTTGGCACTGCTCGATGAAATGCGAAACGCCATCCCGGTAGAGCTGGATGACGCGCAAGATGTCCTGGATAACCAGGATGAAATTATCCGCAGCGCAGAAGAGCGAGCCGCTCAGATCGTGGGCGAGGCAGAAGCACAGGCGGATGACACCATCACCCGTGCAGAAACTGACTCCCAAGCCATGATCGATGACGCGAACCACCGCGCCACCTCGGCCATCGGGCAGGCGCAAGACCAGGCCGCCAGCATCGTGGAAAGTGCTCGTGCTGAAGCTGAGCGCACCGTTGCCAAGGGCAATGAGTCTTATGAGCGCGCAGTTTCTGAAGGCCACGCTGAGCAAGAGCGTTTGGTCTCTGAGTCTGAGGTTGTACGCCGCGCTAATGAAGAAGCCAACCGGATCGTCGATACGGCGCACTCGGAATCCAACCGTCTGCGCACTGAGTGCGACGAATTTGTTGATACCAAGCTCGGTGAGTTTGAAGAGTCACTGACCGGTATCTTGCGCACCATCAATTCTGACCGTGCGGCGCTGCGTCGTGGAGCCGGCGCCTCTGGCAGCCGCGCAACCCGTGGCGGTTACTCGTCCTACGAACGCGAATAG